One part of the Terrimicrobium sacchariphilum genome encodes these proteins:
- a CDS encoding glycosyltransferase family 9 protein has product MRPRLLVLELHHLGDAVLAIPFLREAAERYEVAAYVTPSTAGMLRTFLPDLQIFEAAEGWKARWRQCRTQLRAWEPDATVSAWSDTRVHIAARLTRARRRIGFPVSKVNYYATHLGWRLRRLWAGWVIEFAALFIGDPLLTENVFRDPESRHLENWVQLAKRLGFSLPLRTPWFPWKSSELPGDAQKLIREAKAAGKPVWALHAGGRLPTKRWPVKRYVAILQEFFATRDLPVLIIQGPDTTIPMPQASSQVMVETTSHRELADLLSGIDYLLANDSYSGHLAAALGKPVVTIFGSGNPAWFAPFGDRNQVVWKDTCPYHPCIDRCQMPSYVCLASVSESEVLSALSEISDKTTS; this is encoded by the coding sequence ATGAGACCACGACTCCTCGTACTGGAACTCCACCACCTCGGCGACGCGGTGCTTGCGATCCCGTTCCTGCGAGAGGCGGCGGAAAGATACGAGGTCGCCGCTTACGTCACCCCCTCCACGGCGGGGATGCTGCGCACGTTCCTGCCAGATTTACAGATCTTTGAAGCGGCGGAAGGCTGGAAAGCCCGCTGGCGGCAATGCCGCACCCAGCTTCGCGCCTGGGAACCAGACGCGACGGTCAGCGCATGGAGCGATACGCGCGTGCATATCGCTGCTCGCCTGACACGAGCCCGACGTCGGATCGGGTTTCCGGTGAGCAAGGTAAATTACTACGCGACCCATCTCGGATGGCGATTGCGGAGGCTTTGGGCGGGGTGGGTCATTGAATTTGCGGCTCTTTTCATTGGTGATCCCCTGCTCACGGAAAATGTTTTTCGCGATCCGGAGAGCCGCCATCTGGAAAACTGGGTGCAACTCGCCAAGCGACTCGGCTTTTCCCTGCCATTGCGCACGCCATGGTTCCCATGGAAATCGTCGGAATTGCCCGGAGACGCGCAAAAACTCATCAGGGAGGCAAAGGCAGCCGGAAAACCCGTATGGGCGCTTCACGCGGGCGGCCGCCTGCCGACGAAGCGCTGGCCGGTAAAGCGTTATGTGGCGATCCTCCAGGAGTTTTTCGCAACCCGCGACCTTCCGGTTCTCATCATTCAAGGGCCGGACACGACGATTCCCATGCCTCAAGCCTCCAGCCAGGTCATGGTCGAGACGACATCTCACCGGGAGCTGGCGGATTTGCTTTCCGGTATCGACTACCTGCTCGCCAACGACTCATACTCCGGCCATCTCGCTGCCGCCCTCGGCAAGCCAGTCGTCACGATCTTCGGCTCTGGCAATCCGGCCTGGTTCGCTCCTTTTGGAGACCGCAATCAGGTCGTGTGGAAGGATACATGTCCCTACCATCCCTGCATCGACCGCTGCCAGATGCCCTCCTACGTCTGCCTCGCGAGCGTGAGCGAGTCGGAGGTGCTGTCGGCATTGTCTGAGATCAGCGACAAAACAACCAGTTGA
- the cdaA gene encoding diadenylate cyclase CdaA codes for MLEAIGSFVGQHWRTPLEIGILAVVLYYIYIYLRGTHGARILIGLALIFLTLTFISQVFNLEVIGWIIRSLSVFLAIALVVIFQPELRRALTDLGSHPFFTSAFEKRETIEDITDTVFELSSKGFGALLAVEREIGLQPFTETGVQIDADYSKELVLTIFQPKTVLHDGGMVVRNDRVVAAACIFPLTQREDLDRNLGLRHRAALGLSEQSDSVAIVVSEETGQVSICHSGLLERNLSVDKFRRRLSQLLLHDDDQRSNPEKLETQAHVRPARDRSVVSDPAERPENPLAS; via the coding sequence ATGCTTGAGGCGATCGGCTCCTTTGTCGGGCAGCACTGGAGGACTCCGCTGGAGATCGGCATCCTCGCCGTTGTCCTGTACTACATTTACATCTACCTACGGGGCACCCACGGCGCGCGCATCCTCATCGGTCTCGCGCTGATCTTCCTCACGCTCACCTTCATCTCGCAGGTGTTCAACCTCGAGGTCATCGGGTGGATCATCCGCAGCCTGTCCGTCTTCCTGGCCATCGCGCTGGTCGTGATCTTCCAGCCGGAATTGCGGCGCGCGCTGACCGACCTCGGGAGTCATCCGTTTTTCACCTCGGCCTTCGAGAAACGCGAGACCATCGAGGACATCACGGACACGGTCTTCGAGCTGTCCAGCAAGGGCTTCGGCGCGCTGCTGGCGGTAGAGCGCGAAATCGGCCTGCAACCCTTCACCGAGACGGGGGTGCAGATCGACGCCGACTACTCGAAAGAACTCGTCCTCACCATTTTCCAGCCCAAGACGGTACTGCACGATGGCGGCATGGTCGTGCGCAACGACCGCGTGGTCGCCGCCGCCTGCATCTTCCCTCTCACCCAGCGCGAGGATCTCGACCGCAACCTGGGTCTCCGCCACCGCGCCGCGCTCGGCCTGAGCGAGCAGTCGGACTCCGTGGCGATTGTCGTTTCCGAGGAAACCGGTCAGGTTTCCATTTGTCACAGCGGCCTGCTTGAGCGCAACCTGAGCGTGGACAAGTTCCGCCGCCGCCTTAGCCAGCTCCTCCTGCACGATGACGATCAAAGAAGTAATCCTGAAAAACTGGAAACCCAAGCTCACGTGCGTCCTGCTCGCGACCGCTCTGTGGTATCTGATCCAGCAGAACGTCCAGAAAATCCCCTGGCGTCCTGA
- a CDS encoding WecB/TagA/CpsF family glycosyltransferase, producing the protein MVEQETPLDSRTILSTRVHCANYETGLRRVIELARGERPAAVSACNTHLVSLARNDVRFHRVMQRFDLIVPDGFPLVWSLNAAGAKLQDRVYGPYFMRHVLANTPAPWKHFFFGGTPQCLERLVAAAKEIQPDIDVADVLSPPFRQWTEHDEQEFARRIRESGADFIWVALGGERQERWIVQNLHRHSRGVFFGIGDAFELLGGGRAFAPEWMQKKGLTWLYRLVQEPRRLWARYFKYNSLFLYFTARDKVFGLPERWSGKPRKGLPSVAFLGSRGVPARYSGFEVVVEQLGARLAEKGHAVTVYNRFPRFQAPTKIYRGMVTITLPTIPTKTLDTIAHTFISAIHAIFHRYDIIYLCGVGNAIIGGILRAAGMTVIINVDGADFRRQKWGSFARMWLRMSERWATMLADAIIADNHEIVYRYEREYKTRPLYLSYGCIIRDQPVKCGELEHWKLEPRRYLLFVSRLTPENEADLLLRAYARTSVDIPLVICGGANYEQSHLEYLKSLATDRVIFTGARYGDSYLELSQNALFFVMPASIEATRLVLLDQMGMGSAILYNDCLATREVVGDAAEPFDADNAEEALATKITYLADHPEHCAELGRKAMARAKATFDWNHVVDEYESLFEELGVGATKPAPTA; encoded by the coding sequence ATGGTTGAGCAGGAAACGCCGCTGGACAGTCGCACGATCCTGAGCACGCGCGTGCACTGCGCCAACTACGAGACAGGGCTGCGCCGGGTGATCGAGCTGGCTCGCGGCGAGCGGCCAGCGGCGGTATCGGCCTGCAACACGCATCTTGTTTCCCTGGCGCGCAATGACGTGCGGTTTCACCGGGTGATGCAGAGGTTTGACCTCATCGTGCCGGATGGCTTTCCGCTGGTCTGGAGCCTGAACGCGGCCGGGGCCAAGCTCCAGGATCGCGTCTACGGCCCGTATTTCATGCGCCATGTGCTGGCAAATACGCCTGCTCCGTGGAAGCACTTCTTCTTCGGCGGAACGCCACAATGCCTCGAGCGCCTGGTGGCAGCGGCGAAGGAGATCCAACCCGATATCGACGTCGCCGACGTGCTTTCGCCGCCGTTTCGGCAATGGACGGAGCATGACGAGCAGGAGTTCGCCCGACGCATCCGGGAAAGCGGTGCAGATTTCATCTGGGTGGCCCTCGGAGGCGAGCGTCAGGAGCGCTGGATCGTGCAGAATCTCCACCGTCATAGCCGGGGCGTTTTCTTTGGAATCGGGGATGCTTTTGAGCTACTCGGCGGAGGGCGGGCCTTCGCCCCCGAGTGGATGCAGAAGAAAGGGCTGACGTGGCTTTACCGCCTCGTGCAGGAGCCACGCCGGCTGTGGGCCCGGTATTTCAAGTACAACAGCCTGTTCCTCTATTTTACGGCACGCGACAAGGTCTTTGGCCTTCCCGAACGCTGGAGTGGCAAGCCCCGCAAGGGGTTGCCCTCGGTGGCCTTTCTCGGCTCGCGTGGCGTGCCGGCGCGGTACTCCGGGTTTGAGGTCGTGGTTGAGCAACTCGGGGCGAGGCTGGCGGAAAAAGGCCATGCCGTCACAGTGTATAACCGTTTCCCGCGTTTCCAGGCACCGACGAAAATTTACCGCGGGATGGTGACAATCACGCTGCCGACCATCCCGACGAAGACGCTGGACACGATCGCGCATACTTTCATCTCGGCGATCCACGCGATCTTCCACCGTTACGACATTATTTATCTCTGCGGCGTGGGAAATGCCATCATCGGCGGCATCCTCCGGGCGGCAGGGATGACGGTGATCATCAATGTCGATGGCGCGGACTTTCGCCGCCAGAAGTGGGGATCCTTTGCCCGCATGTGGCTGCGCATGAGCGAGCGCTGGGCGACGATGCTGGCAGACGCCATCATCGCGGACAACCACGAGATCGTTTACCGCTACGAGCGCGAGTACAAGACGCGTCCGCTCTACCTGAGCTACGGCTGCATCATTCGCGACCAGCCGGTGAAATGTGGAGAGCTGGAGCATTGGAAGCTCGAACCTCGGAGGTATCTCCTCTTTGTCTCCCGACTCACGCCGGAGAATGAAGCCGACCTGCTGCTCCGCGCTTATGCCAGGACCAGCGTAGATATCCCTCTCGTCATCTGCGGCGGAGCCAACTATGAGCAGAGTCATCTGGAGTATCTCAAGAGCCTCGCCACTGATCGCGTGATCTTTACCGGCGCACGGTACGGCGACAGCTATCTGGAGTTGAGCCAGAACGCTCTTTTCTTTGTCATGCCCGCCTCGATCGAGGCCACGCGCCTCGTTCTGCTGGACCAGATGGGTATGGGGTCGGCCATTCTCTACAATGACTGCCTGGCGACCCGGGAGGTCGTAGGTGACGCCGCAGAGCCCTTCGATGCGGATAATGCCGAGGAGGCACTCGCCACCAAGATCACCTACCTGGCCGATCATCCCGAGCATTGTGCGGAACTGGGCCGAAAAGCGATGGCGCGGGCCAAGGCGACTTTTGACTGGAATCACGTCGTGGACGAATACGAGAGTCTCTTCGAGGAGCTCGGCGTGGGGGCCACGAAACCGGCTCCCACAGCGTGA
- a CDS encoding exosortase-associated EpsI family protein, with protein sequence MNTSSSSFLETDPVKGSIAMGIRAAVVLALVGIVIAVCLNTPNINVPSEGGVIMQLPETVGSFVGKSMEITPVEKAILPPDTQFARMNYKNFKGEEVNCQIVLSGGEKRSIHRPEVCLPGQGWTKKSAEVIDVKLDDGRVLPVMKLVISRPVEVQPGVRKELTGLFLYWFVGKNSTTPYHWQRILRSDLDRVFHNVNHRWAYVIVNANVLDGFVPGAKNQEETLDMLKKFIGDVAPELLKPEVKLNK encoded by the coding sequence ATGAATACTAGCAGCTCTTCCTTTCTCGAAACCGATCCCGTGAAGGGGTCGATCGCCATGGGTATTCGCGCCGCCGTGGTGCTGGCACTCGTCGGCATTGTGATCGCCGTCTGCCTGAATACTCCCAACATTAACGTCCCGAGCGAGGGCGGCGTGATCATGCAGCTGCCAGAAACAGTCGGCAGCTTCGTCGGTAAATCGATGGAGATCACGCCGGTGGAAAAGGCCATCCTGCCGCCGGACACCCAGTTTGCCCGAATGAACTACAAGAATTTCAAGGGCGAGGAAGTAAACTGCCAGATCGTGCTTTCCGGTGGCGAGAAGCGAAGCATTCACCGCCCCGAGGTCTGCCTGCCGGGCCAGGGATGGACGAAAAAGAGTGCCGAGGTCATCGATGTGAAGCTCGACGATGGTCGCGTGCTGCCAGTGATGAAGCTCGTGATCTCACGCCCGGTCGAGGTTCAGCCCGGCGTGCGCAAAGAACTCACCGGGCTTTTCCTGTACTGGTTCGTCGGCAAGAACTCGACCACCCCATATCACTGGCAGCGTATCCTGCGTTCCGACCTCGACCGCGTCTTTCACAATGTGAACCACCGTTGGGCTTATGTGATCGTGAATGCCAACGTGCTCGACGGCTTCGTCCCAGGGGCGAAGAACCAGGAGGAGACGCTCGACATGCTTAAGAAGTTCATCGGCGACGTCGCCCCGGAGCTCCTCAAGCCGGAGGTCAAACTCAACAAATAG
- the glmM gene encoding phosphoglucosamine mutase, with protein MSDQRKLFGTDGVRGVANIEPVTAETALKLGRAAAHIFSQTRHQARPGTKPTIVIGKDTRLSGYMLENAMVAGITSLGVDVMLIGPLPTPGVAYITRSLRADAGIVLSASHNPYEDNGIKFFRHDGYKLDDKVEAQIERLVFSGEIENIRPTAGKIGKARRIDDALGRYVEFAKRSFPAGLTLESLKIAVDCANGAAYKSTPWILRELGADSIIAHYEPTGTNINENCGSTHPAEIQRLVKESGAHVGITHDGDADRALLCDENGELVDGDEIMAIAAVDFLKHGRLIGNTLVATVMSNFGLDETLEAHGGRVLRTKVGDRYVIEEMMRESYNVGGEQSGHMIFRDFATTGDGIVSALQVLRIMIETGKPLSELKKVLRKYPQAQRNLKVRVKPPLEELTGVQTLLVEAEKALDGKGRVLLRYSGTEPKIRLLIEGREQDVINSHADRIAGELTSTIGV; from the coding sequence ATGAGTGATCAACGCAAGCTCTTCGGCACCGACGGGGTGCGCGGAGTGGCGAATATCGAACCCGTAACCGCCGAGACCGCCCTCAAGCTGGGCCGTGCGGCGGCCCACATTTTCAGCCAGACCCGCCATCAGGCGCGGCCCGGCACCAAACCCACCATCGTCATCGGCAAGGACACCCGGCTCTCCGGCTACATGCTGGAAAACGCCATGGTCGCCGGCATCACGTCGCTCGGCGTGGATGTCATGCTGATCGGGCCGTTGCCGACTCCCGGCGTGGCCTATATCACCCGGTCACTCCGCGCGGACGCGGGCATCGTGCTTTCCGCCTCGCACAATCCGTACGAGGACAACGGCATCAAGTTCTTCCGCCACGACGGGTACAAGCTCGACGACAAGGTCGAGGCCCAGATCGAGCGGCTCGTCTTCAGCGGCGAGATCGAGAACATCCGCCCGACCGCCGGCAAGATCGGCAAGGCCCGCCGCATCGACGACGCGCTGGGCCGGTATGTGGAGTTTGCGAAACGCAGCTTCCCCGCAGGTCTCACGCTGGAATCGCTCAAGATCGCGGTCGATTGCGCCAACGGCGCAGCCTACAAGAGCACGCCCTGGATTCTGCGAGAGCTCGGGGCGGACTCGATCATCGCCCACTACGAGCCGACCGGGACGAACATCAACGAAAACTGCGGCAGCACGCACCCTGCTGAGATTCAGCGTCTCGTGAAGGAATCCGGCGCGCATGTGGGCATCACCCACGACGGCGACGCGGACCGCGCGCTGCTCTGCGATGAAAATGGCGAGCTCGTCGACGGCGACGAGATCATGGCCATCGCGGCGGTGGATTTTCTCAAGCACGGCCGCCTTATCGGCAACACGCTCGTCGCCACGGTGATGAGCAACTTCGGCCTCGACGAAACCCTCGAGGCTCACGGCGGACGCGTCCTGCGCACCAAAGTGGGCGACCGTTACGTCATCGAGGAGATGATGCGCGAGAGCTACAATGTCGGCGGCGAGCAGAGCGGCCACATGATCTTCCGCGATTTCGCCACGACGGGCGACGGCATCGTGAGTGCGCTTCAGGTGCTGCGCATCATGATCGAAACCGGGAAGCCGCTGAGCGAACTGAAGAAGGTCCTCCGCAAATACCCGCAGGCCCAGCGCAACCTCAAGGTGCGAGTGAAGCCTCCGCTGGAGGAGCTGACCGGCGTGCAAACCCTGCTGGTCGAAGCCGAAAAGGCGCTCGACGGCAAGGGCCGCGTCCTGCTGCGCTACTCCGGCACGGAACCGAAAATCCGCCTCCTCATCGAAGGCCGCGAACAAGACGTGATCAACTCCCACGCCGACCGCATCGCCGGGGAACTCACCAGCACAATCGGGGTGTAG
- a CDS encoding exosortase/archaeosortase family protein, with the protein MTLSRYKPYVPVAIAVLTSLAVLYVLFAWVNFASGYGSSRIDILQFAKWIWDSTTSADGQKDWQHCYLVPFAFGFLVYVQRQKLAALPIRGSWVGLAVVILSLLVYWVGFKADNVYLGYISFQIIIAGLILWFFGLQWMWTLAFAWAFLVFIYPLPFLDNWVALPLRLVMSEASVHALNLLGIGAVKSGSSILSASDPVSGIPIGARFSVDVAAACSGIRSLFALMMVSALFAHLTQKGLVRQGFLFLSSIPLAVLANLIRILMLTIGTLAMGAEVAIGTNEKPSFFHELAGYIVFAVGLGGLFGVSWLLNQDFVALKNRLIAGLKHTPPSPTTPKNEAPAPRKPRQDEY; encoded by the coding sequence GTGACTCTCTCCCGCTACAAACCCTACGTACCAGTCGCTATCGCGGTTCTCACCTCGCTCGCGGTACTGTATGTGCTTTTCGCCTGGGTCAATTTTGCGTCCGGTTACGGCTCCTCCCGCATCGACATCCTGCAATTCGCGAAATGGATCTGGGATTCGACCACCAGCGCGGACGGGCAGAAGGACTGGCAGCACTGTTATCTGGTTCCCTTTGCCTTCGGCTTTCTCGTATACGTCCAGCGGCAGAAGCTGGCGGCGTTACCGATCCGCGGCTCATGGGTGGGACTGGCAGTCGTGATCCTGAGTCTGCTGGTCTATTGGGTGGGGTTCAAGGCGGACAATGTCTATCTGGGCTATATCAGCTTCCAGATCATCATCGCCGGTCTGATCCTGTGGTTTTTCGGACTCCAGTGGATGTGGACGCTGGCCTTTGCCTGGGCATTTCTCGTTTTCATTTATCCCCTGCCCTTTCTCGACAACTGGGTGGCGCTGCCCCTGAGACTCGTGATGTCCGAGGCCAGCGTGCATGCGTTGAATCTCCTCGGCATTGGAGCGGTCAAGAGCGGAAGCTCCATCCTTTCCGCGTCCGATCCGGTCTCGGGCATCCCGATCGGAGCTCGATTCTCGGTGGATGTGGCAGCTGCTTGCAGCGGTATTCGATCCCTCTTTGCCCTGATGATGGTATCCGCGCTTTTCGCCCATCTCACCCAAAAAGGACTCGTTCGTCAGGGGTTTCTCTTCCTTTCGTCGATTCCCCTGGCCGTCCTCGCAAATCTCATTCGCATCCTTATGTTGACGATTGGCACGCTGGCCATGGGTGCAGAGGTTGCAATTGGCACGAATGAGAAGCCGTCATTCTTCCACGAGCTTGCAGGTTATATTGTCTTTGCGGTCGGCCTCGGCGGACTTTTCGGCGTGAGCTGGTTGCTCAATCAGGATTTCGTCGCCTTGAAGAATCGCCTGATTGCGGGCTTGAAGCATACCCCGCCGTCGCCGACCACTCCGAAAAATGAAGCGCCTGCCCCGCGCAAACCCCGCCAGGATGAATACTAG
- a CDS encoding glycosyltransferase family 2 protein, which translates to MRFSIVTPSLNQGRYLAECLDSVVSQDIETEHWVIDGGSMDETLSILRSRPDARWISEPDRGQSDAINKGLQRVTGDILGYLCADDFLEPGVLSRIAEIFAANPAADFVYGDGYFLESDSGWKRLKRAGAFSIERLRRGNFLLQPAVFWRRRVYERHGGFDTSLQYCMDHEYWLRTCGDTVWHYFAEPLASCRLHADAKTSRALALAWAEAVGMQARYGIHGRPAWDALWMRVAGARYYTLKRRVFALIGRLRK; encoded by the coding sequence ATGCGGTTTTCCATCGTTACTCCTTCGCTCAACCAGGGCCGCTATCTCGCCGAGTGCCTGGATTCCGTCGTTTCCCAGGATATTGAAACGGAGCACTGGGTCATCGACGGAGGCAGCATGGATGAGACGCTTTCCATCCTGAGATCCCGACCTGACGCACGATGGATCTCTGAACCCGACCGGGGCCAGTCCGACGCGATCAACAAGGGACTCCAGCGCGTCACGGGAGACATCCTCGGCTATCTCTGCGCCGACGACTTTCTGGAACCCGGCGTATTGAGTCGAATCGCCGAGATTTTCGCCGCGAATCCTGCTGCCGACTTCGTCTACGGCGATGGATATTTTCTTGAGTCCGACTCGGGATGGAAGCGGCTCAAGCGAGCCGGGGCATTCTCGATCGAACGCCTTCGTCGGGGAAATTTCCTCCTCCAGCCCGCAGTATTTTGGCGGCGGCGGGTTTATGAAAGGCACGGTGGCTTCGATACATCGCTGCAATACTGCATGGATCACGAGTATTGGCTCCGTACCTGCGGGGATACAGTCTGGCATTATTTCGCAGAGCCTCTGGCGAGCTGTCGGTTGCACGCGGATGCCAAGACCTCCCGCGCCCTCGCTCTCGCCTGGGCGGAGGCTGTCGGGATGCAGGCCCGCTACGGGATACATGGCCGCCCGGCCTGGGATGCGCTCTGGATGCGCGTTGCCGGGGCGAGGTACTATACTTTAAAACGCCGGGTGTTTGCCCTGATCGGCAGGCTGCGAAAATGA
- the folP gene encoding dihydropteroate synthase: MIWQHRRGVADLSRHGLIMGVLNVTPDSFSDGGSYFDAAAALDHARELIADGADIIDVGGESTRPGSESVSVEEELRRVCPVIRAIRAESDVLISIDTSKALVADEAVKAGADIINDVTGLTGDPAMAEVAARSGAGIVLMHMQGEPRTMQVAPHYEDVVAEVREFLRQRISLALSYGMAAERLAIDPGIGFGKTQKHNLALLRETGRLAELDRPVLIGVSRKSFLGRITGTAAMEDRAWPAVAVTSFCREAGAHIFRVHEPKPHREALRMTEAILHA, encoded by the coding sequence ATGATCTGGCAGCACCGCCGCGGCGTTGCCGACCTCTCCCGCCATGGACTCATCATGGGCGTGCTCAATGTCACGCCGGATTCGTTCTCGGACGGAGGGAGCTACTTCGACGCGGCGGCGGCCCTGGATCACGCCCGAGAGCTGATCGCCGACGGCGCGGACATCATCGACGTGGGCGGGGAATCCACCCGCCCCGGCTCGGAATCCGTTTCCGTCGAGGAGGAACTCCGCCGCGTCTGTCCGGTCATTCGCGCCATCCGCGCCGAGAGCGATGTGCTGATTTCCATCGACACCTCCAAGGCCCTCGTCGCCGACGAAGCGGTGAAAGCCGGAGCCGACATCATCAACGACGTGACCGGACTCACCGGAGACCCGGCCATGGCGGAAGTCGCCGCCCGCAGCGGAGCCGGGATCGTCCTCATGCACATGCAGGGGGAACCCCGCACCATGCAAGTGGCTCCGCACTATGAAGATGTTGTGGCGGAGGTGCGGGAATTTCTTAGACAGCGCATTTCCCTCGCCCTAAGCTACGGCATGGCGGCGGAAAGGCTGGCGATCGACCCAGGAATTGGCTTCGGCAAAACGCAGAAGCACAATCTCGCGTTGCTGCGTGAAACCGGTCGGCTGGCCGAGCTCGACCGCCCGGTGCTCATCGGAGTGTCGCGCAAGTCCTTCCTTGGCCGCATCACCGGCACCGCAGCGATGGAGGATCGCGCCTGGCCCGCCGTGGCCGTCACCAGTTTTTGCCGCGAGGCTGGGGCGCATATCTTCCGCGTCCACGAACCCAAGCCGCACCGCGAGGCGCTGCGCATGACGGAGGCGATACTCCATGCTTGA
- the hisD gene encoding histidinol dehydrogenase → MKIFRPKDRGYAQALQRLNRRAIPDPAVRATVEEVVAAVATEGDAALIRYTEKFGGPKLEVGQLYVTPAEIVAAQASIDKETRDAIKAARTNVRTFAKKSLRKSWFTKNKQGAVVGERFDPFPRVGIYIPGGTAPLVSSAIMTCALAEAAGVPEIVAVTPADKEGKVHPALLAALAACGTHEIYRVGGAQAVAALAYGTKTIRPVQKIFGPGNSWVVEAKRQVFGVAAIDLLPGPSEVLVIADKWANPEWIAADLLAQSEHGHGSIAVLLTDDAELIEKVGKAVDAQVKLSQRPKQLAEALAHTTLIQTKDLDESIRLANEFASEHVSIATKRPGEIALQLNSSGAIFMGGISPVVGGDFLAGPSHELPTGGAGKSFAGLTADQFQRRTSVVMFDEPSLKASVPIIETFSKIEGLDAHGRSASIRVQKTKKAAKKK, encoded by the coding sequence ATGAAGATTTTCCGTCCGAAAGACCGGGGCTACGCTCAAGCACTCCAACGGCTCAACCGCCGTGCGATCCCCGATCCCGCCGTCCGCGCCACTGTCGAGGAGGTCGTGGCCGCCGTGGCGACGGAGGGCGACGCAGCCCTCATCCGGTACACCGAGAAATTCGGCGGCCCCAAGCTCGAGGTCGGGCAGCTTTACGTCACCCCAGCCGAGATCGTGGCCGCGCAGGCAAGCATCGACAAGGAAACGCGCGACGCCATCAAGGCCGCCCGCACCAATGTCCGCACCTTTGCCAAGAAGAGCCTGCGCAAAAGCTGGTTCACCAAGAACAAGCAGGGCGCCGTGGTTGGAGAGCGTTTCGACCCCTTCCCGCGCGTAGGCATTTACATCCCGGGCGGCACTGCGCCGCTCGTCTCCAGCGCGATCATGACCTGCGCGCTGGCCGAGGCGGCTGGCGTGCCCGAGATCGTGGCCGTGACCCCCGCCGACAAGGAGGGCAAGGTGCATCCCGCCCTGCTGGCGGCGCTGGCCGCGTGCGGCACGCATGAGATTTACCGCGTGGGCGGAGCCCAAGCCGTGGCGGCGCTGGCCTATGGGACGAAGACGATCCGCCCGGTGCAGAAGATCTTCGGCCCCGGCAACTCCTGGGTCGTCGAGGCGAAGCGCCAGGTTTTCGGCGTGGCCGCCATCGACCTGCTGCCCGGACCGAGCGAGGTGCTCGTGATCGCGGACAAGTGGGCAAATCCCGAGTGGATCGCCGCCGATTTGCTGGCGCAGTCCGAGCACGGCCACGGCAGTATCGCCGTGCTGCTCACGGACGACGCCGAACTGATTGAGAAAGTCGGCAAGGCCGTCGATGCGCAGGTGAAACTCTCCCAGCGCCCGAAGCAGCTGGCCGAGGCCCTCGCCCACACGACGCTCATCCAGACAAAGGACCTCGACGAATCCATCCGCCTCGCCAATGAGTTTGCCTCCGAGCACGTTTCCATCGCAACGAAGCGCCCGGGCGAAATCGCCCTGCAATTGAACTCCTCTGGCGCGATCTTCATGGGCGGCATCTCGCCCGTGGTGGGCGGTGATTTCCTCGCGGGACCGAGCCACGAACTGCCGACCGGCGGCGCAGGCAAGTCCTTCGCCGGCCTGACCGCCGACCAGTTCCAGCGCCGCACGAGCGTGGTGATGTTTGACGAGCCTTCGCTCAAGGCCTCGGTGCCGATCATCGAGACGTTCAGCAAGATCGAAGGACTCGATGCCCATGGGCGTTCCGCCTCGATCCGCGTGCAAAAGACGAAGAAGGCCGCCAAGAAGAAATGA